tcatttaaaattggtaTCTTCTCGATTTGAGTGCGGTCTTGGCCTTGGCTTCATTGTGCGaatctcattcctgaggtcgtcgATTCGATgcccggctgtacaccaatgtactttctttctatgtgcattgttcgaacggtgaagaaaaacatcgtgagcaaactggcttagacccaaaaactcgacggcgtgtatcaggcacaggaggctgatcacctaaatccctattttattgacaaatgatcatgaaacaggttcagaaatcttaggcccagacctaaaaagtttaaaaccAAGTATGCGgtgtggactcaatttccgcattGAGACGCGCATTTGTTTCGTTGTGCGTTAAGTAGCATAAAGCCAATAATGcgtttcttaaatatatatgaagatGTCCTAAAGTACCGACTAATCATCACTAACATTACGTTAGTATCTACACTataccaaaatatatatacgtatatgtaaccaaatatttaattatttttgaatgaaatgaaatagaGACTCTGCGAGTGGTACATCTTTATTTACTCGGTGTCACAAATGAAAGCCGGGTCGTTGTTTacataaatagttatatttacaaacaatataCTGAAATACATATGGAATGATATGATGgtctattttgttttttgaaaattatctCTGGTCATACTATATAATAAGGGACTGAAGCCTTACAGTTTGATCTTGTTAACAGCTTGGAGAAGTCCAGCTTTAGCTGCAGCAGCTTCTTGAAGAGGGTTAACTCCAGAGGCGACGGCTCTTAAGAACTGAAAACGTAATAGAAACATTGAATATGTCGATTCTCGGGTTAACTCTTTGTTATTACTACACTTGTgtgtaaaaatactattacacctcagattttttattaggtTGCGGAATATGCAGAAAAAGTGTTGATCTAGCGTACCTGAGCCAAAGGTTGCATCGCGTACTTGGCAACCTCGGTGACTTGAGGAATAGCGGCTGCGGAGACTCCGGCAGCGACGTTGTTGCTTCTAATGTTGAACGCGTTGTACATACGTCTGGACACGCAGTATTCTTCGTTCAAGAGcctgcaattttattttatttttaaataatcccGTCAATCCGTCAGTCCcggcgactctcatccctgaggtcgtaggttcgatccccggctctacaccaatggattttctttctatgtgcgcatttgacattcgctcgaatggtgaaggaaaacatcatgtggaaaccggcttgctttaaacccaaaaattcgatggcgtgcgtcaggcacaaaaggctgatcacctacttgtctatttgattaacaaatgatcatgaaactgatgcagaaatctgaggcccagacctaaacaggttgtagcgccattgattattattattattaaatcccGTCATAATATGCATCTCATAACTACATATTggatttgttaataaatggcttttaatttataaaatactcaCGCTGATTGAGCTGGTGCAGCATTGTTTAAGATGGCGTCCCAAGATTCTTCGAATTGGTAGGTTCTTCCACCACCAATGCAGCTTCCACGGGGGCCGACCTATAACCATTGttaagtgttggcctagtagttttatgtgcgactttcatccctgagctCGTGGCTCCGAACCCGGGTtatgtaccaatggactttctatatgGGCATTTAACAGATGGGCAttctttagacccaaaaagttgacgggtATCACGCACAGAAGTCAGATCAATTAATTgcatatcattaaaaaaatgatcatgaaacagttacTTATTTACCAAGACTCGAGTCGAGTCATCTAATAAGTTCTCATTTTTCTAGTTCTAGACTAGAaacatatactttatataacatatattactCTTATCCTCGCAGACTTTTAGAAAATAGCTACTCCTAAAGCTCCCTAAAagatttgataaatataaaagtgcAACGACATCATCCTTCACAATCCATTATGCGGTGTGGACAGCTATCAATTAGCCCTCAGCGaaaccattaataacaataatacgAAGACGCGATCAATACATGATAAATGCATTTCATGTAAATTGAACTGCAACTCATGCTATGCATCTATTTCTGACAGAATAGGTCGGGATGAATTGTTGAATAAATTCAGTTCAGTTTGAAATCCATGGATTTAGCCacgttatattttgttttctttttatgacGAGTactttttaatctttaatttatttatgcaaGTTTACCAAATCATACATAATCCTATATCTACGATATATGTTACAAACTCTTGtctctaaaatgtatgacaatataggtaaacataaatgatacagaaaatacaattataaaacaagaatattataaacaagataaaataaaaataccagaaAGTTTTCTTAAGCAGAAAAAATTACCAGCAAACAGCGGATTCGGTATGGGGATAGGCACTCGACAATGCTTTCTCTAAAATTGATCAacccactaccgaatatatccagctccggataagTACTGTATGCGATGAATTCAAAAAGAAGTGCCTGAACTCCTGCCCTGAAGTTGGTTTTTGCAGACGGAATTTGGAATATTTTGGAAAAACTATGTACAATGCTAGACGATTTCACTTACTAGATAATATctactttgattttgttatattataattattgtatttgcctttttttttgatttcaaaatagtatttttatttatggtgTTAGAGACAATGTGATCGTTCTTTGGTATTTAAATCGCTACTAGCTTTTCGTCTATTTCTTTAGGAATACTAAGACCGCTTTGAAATACAAAGCGCATTTTACTTTGATATCGTTACCTATTTTTAGCTTTGTGCTGAACTTCAGCgtaaaagtattattactaaatgaataaactattattagaaaatgaattaaataaaacgtaataattagcattttctttatatgctATGAATTATGAATAACATTTCTAAAAGTGGCGACAAATGAGTGGCATTTACTTAGACTTTTCTTGACACGATTCCTTTGTAGCATTCATAGTTCAAAGAATTCtgtatataactttaaaatagcttcaattttaaacaaacaatggAAGCATTGTTTTACAAGGCGAGCTTTTTTTAAGAGAgtgaaatattgttaatgtattaagtgatttttttatatggttAGAGAAAAGTAGTTATGAAAAGCTGGCTATACCAAGACTTATTACagtagttaaatattaaatattagttacCGAGTAACGGACAGCGTTGGGATTGACAATCAATTGGGCAATAGTGTCAATGTTGTTGGAGAGACGGGCTACGAAGTTGGCAATAGCTTGACGGAGACCCGAGTTGTTGCCTGATTTAGCTGAGTAGGCGTATGCGTTGATGAGctgaaaaaagtttaataaagaCACGCATTATGTTACGTTGACCTAGGGACCTATAACCTAGGTTACAGGTCGTTACTCTGTGGTCGTGTGTTCAAACACTGGCTCAATTTCTCAATAAATCAACTTTGATTGGACACTTGTTAATTCACTGTATTATAGCAAATCCACCGAATGACTAGTGCCGATATAGTACTTACACCAGCAGCTTCACAAGAGTCGCCAGAGGTACCGTGGGAGAGTTCTCCAAGGGCGGCAATGGTCTGGATGACTGCGGTGGCTTTGTTGACTGGGTTGGGGCTGTTAGCCAAATCGTTTAGGATCTGGAGTAGCATCTGAGCGTACAAGGGGATGGATCCTCCGTCTAAGTAGTCAACGGGGCCCGACACTATGTAGCTATTGAgaggaaatataattattaattacacgCTGTACGGCATTATCAACCGTTGAGGCATCAATCAAAAAATTATGTCTTCTTAATTGGTCAGTATTTCTGTGCCAACCAAGCTGAAACTAAAGGCTATCCTTGCAATAGTAAAGCACGCTGTACAGCTATTTAGATATACATTCATAAAATCATTAGGTAAAGAATGAAAATGTAAAGCGTTATACAAGATTTCTTCCTATAGTTTATATACTTCCAGTTAGTTAGTAGCGTGTTTTCTGCTTTTATCTTATATTACTGGAGAGGAAACCGGGTTCGCATTGGAAAGAAAGCGTGATCTAACCAGTCAAAACGTCGTCGTTTTCAAAAAGTTtactgaaaatgtattttacctGTTTACGAGTCCACCATTGTCTGGGACAGAACCAACTTCATTTGTGTTGTAGAAGGTGACGGCAGCGTTGGAGGGTGCAGCGAATGCACTCTAAACATACAATCAACATTTTATTCACATGCTTTtacaaaagaattaaatagGAATCTTTATCCAATTAAAGGTGGTAGCGACTTCTACGTGCAACTCTTGTCGCTTAGGTCGTAGTTTTGAAATCGAACATTGAAGTAAAATATAGCGaggacccaaaaagttgacagcgtatgtcaggcacaggagccTGATCGTGATCACCTAATTGCCTATTAGTTAGACAGGTACAGAAAATTGAGGCATgggcctaaaaaggttgtagcgctgtatgtatttatttttaatttctattaatgCTGTCATGTAGATGAATCACAATTTCGTCAgttgtttatttcatttttataagtatatataaactttatattagaGTAACTATTGCTgcgagaaataataaataatttttataaaatttaatatctgTAGACGTTAAATACTAAATTCGTACATCATCCGATTCATCTATCGCCTTCTTCTTCGCTacatgttaaattatttgctatatatataaaattgcttataatttgtaaaattttcatatttagatAAGTGTATAGCGAACATAGAACTCATTGCGAACCAAACAACGCCGTCCGTAGTTTCAATCAACAAACCAAAATCTAATCCTGCAAAACATTGCTCTATGATaattacgtacgtacgtaattACAAAGCACTACAACACGATTTCCGCTCTCTACATCTGCAGTTAACAAGCCTTCCGCATAATATTCCCAATTTCGGGGATCGACTTTTGATTGCCATTCGAATATATTGACTAAACATTATACAACTGAAGGAGGAATCTACAGTTCGTTGACCTTCGTAGACCTGTATAGTGTCCACTATTACTCCCAATGGCGATAGCGATTGCGAGTCCCACTTCAAAGTTGAGTTTATGTACTACGCAATTCGACGATTACGACAAGAGTATTGTattgtaagatttttattgaaattggaTACAAAAACGTTGGGATCGGTACTTCGATCGGTTCTTCTCGTCCGTCCTTGATTTTAGAACTGACTGTAAATGTTCATTTAGAAACATTTCATTTCTTTATACATACAAtgttttacctatatgaagaaattatatattttaatttgacttAATACCTACTCGcaatacataaataagtaATGTTGAATGCgcatattatatacaacagCTAAACCTcctgtaatgtttttaaatattatattatgacatACCTATCAACTATATGCctttaaatacacaaatttaataatcacgataataatttagaatattaacACACTGTACGTGTGACAAGTAGACAAGTAAAATTCGATTTTCGAAAATCGATACCTAATCCGAAAGCAATAAGCACTCGATTCTAGCGTTGCGGTTGATTGACATGTAATACGGTTAGATGAAATCGTCCAATCTGAGCTATGAACACGTTTTATGGATTGTCACGTAATTCTCTGGATGCGTTTTTAGTCATTGGAAGGTTGGACCAGTGATTAAGCATGCAAATCTTAAAGGTTGGATTTTTGTAGGAATTTTGCTTTAATTGCATTGTGGAGCAGCGAAAAACATTATCATTGAAAcagaaaaactttaattagaaTATAGTAACacttttatatgatatataacaGAGATCAAACGGACTAGAGACTCTCctgacgttaagtgataccgcccttACAATCATTGTGTTGCGGgtatttaagaattggtacgctctttccttgaaggacccaaagtcgaattggttcggaaatacagtGAGCAGCTGTTTCCACGTAGTTATGCGTGGCACGAACTGCctgaaaaatttgttttggAGCAACCTCAAGGCAATACAGGTAGAATTGTGCATTCTGCCTCGACGGCCGATgatgaaaaatataacttattataatcgaaataaaaaaaaattatacttttcaccaaccagatggaccgatcaagtgaaaaACGAATCGTCCTCAAACCTGTATACTATCATAAGAGAGGCTTAAGAAATTCAAAATAGGTTGTATATTGATAAGGTTTTACGTATTTTCTGTACAAATTGATAATCGTTCCGTATTTTTAATACCACACATAGAAATGTGACTCAAATAAACCTActcttataaaatacaaaagcgAAAACACGCAGAAGGTAAGGTAGTGAAATACTAAAGAAGCAATTACgcttttattatagttaagaAATAGAATAATTGTAGAGTCCTTTAATACTTCACCAACAAAGGAAAATCTCAAGTCTTGTGTAGGTGGAAAACTAAGTACTAGGGTGACGGTGATTTTGTGTTTCTGTTTTTAATATGCAAGTGTCTTAAATCGTATGGCATTAGTCTAATCGCTGATTatcataaattcaattttcgatcaaatttaaaattagcttaCACTAAATACATCTTTCTACAATAATAggatcatatattttaattattgcttAAGAAATTATCTTAAAACATACTAGATTAAACAAGTGTTAACTTTATAGAgtgtttactttttaaaaaagattacaAGCGCTCTTGTATTTCTAAGAAAAGTCGCTGTCAAACTACTACGTTAAATTCCACATAGGAACTTGTTCAATTGCACGTTTTGATACTTTTTTAACGATTCCCCATACCCAAATCATATGCCCCTTAGTATATAAGATGCCGTCACTTGCAGAGTGATTTCTATACGGGATCGTGGATATCCCGCGAGGATGTCGGGATATATTTTCATGTAAATTCAACTCTGTCAGTAACGCGTTATTACTAACATCACTATGTATATATTCATCGCTTTACATGTTGGTGTTATTATTTACCATATTCAAtagatatttacatattttaagaattactAGATAGCTTTTTGCATGACTTTGTAAGGTTATAATAGTgttataattaactttataagGCACGGGTTATATACATAGAATATTGTTATCTTAAAAACTAACGATTTGAAATGAATTTTTGAGGTCTTTAATAGTTCAATATCACGTTATGACTAATGAATATATagaaacaaatctaaacagaaatttaatcatatttgCTTGTCGGACAAGCAAAAAAGCTTATGCAGCAGGAGCACGCGGAAAATAATATgtctcaaatataagagtctttccttcgactttgattttgttccctttggattagagactcttgggctgtGGGTTTCAGTTgggatttaagttggcgcctggtagatagtactggtgactccagagctggtgctttcccgCTCAACGAagaagtatcgcaatacagtgaggaaatactgccagcgttaaaggtacactatCACAGGgacttaactttttaaatttgttttaatttatatattcataaatacgttattattatttctatttaggttaacaaaattgtaaatactgtatatttgtataataaaaattaaaatttgtaataatataatagagtTTACATACCAAAGACAAACAATATTTGTCATGTTCTAagtgacaaattaaaaataaacccgTAATTTGTTGGTCTAGATAAGTCCTCAAACATACACACTCATTCGCTCcatttttaatacagaaatatcataaattatagagtatctacatagtaataaaaaagctaATTAGCTTAGAAATTCTTATAGAAAAATCACTCACCTGCGCAGCGAGAAGTACCAATACGAAAGGCAGCATTTTGCTGGTCTTATAACGACCAAACGGTATAAACTATACACATATAAACTCTTACATACCCCtatttatacctatataataatacatacaaattgaCCCCATATGTGCAAATAAATGCTGCAAATATTTAGCTTTATACAACATACATAAACTCTATTACAAACATATAAGGTTGAAAATGCAAAACACTTCAAGATGTCggattaaaacaaaagagttaattgaattgttttaatcaaatattaaattgttttaaatgaatagTAATTGATTACAAAGTaagatgtttttgtttaattatcatGAACTAGTTGGTTTCCGCAATTTCGTATGTAATTCAGGACTTATAAAAAGGCATTGCTATGCAGTTTTAACAGCCTTTCGgctaattgtattttttaattgcgaGCTGATTTCCCTACTATTAAGTAGGGAAATCAGCTTgccataaaatttattaatagaaacaaGCTCAATTTATTCGCTCAAAACCAAACTACGCAATCTACacatcaatttaaaaattaaataattaggaaTAGGTTTAGCCTGTcgatacatacatacaaacaaaataacgtTTCAGGTATTTCATTACTCTCTTCGAACAACCAATCCAAATTTTCggatgaatttaatttaagatagTGGGGGATTCGACACTCTGCGAAACAATAATCGTTTCAATGCAACACTAATcatttattgcttttaaatatAGCCAGATTTTCCATATCTTATGGGTTAGGATATATAAGATGAATACTGAATATGTAATGTTTCGTATATTAAAGTCCCGTAGAAGATGGAAAAGTGCTAAAAAAACTGaagactaaataaataattatttgccgattatatttttaaatccttTAAAATATACGTGTTACGTCCGTGAATCATTCAGTTAGACATAGAGAAATAGTCAAATATAGCTGAAACTAAATTCGACTGCTAGGAGAtgagaatgtaaaacaaaagacgaattTACAGAGAGTGTCGTTGAATTTTGATGACCAATCACAGCTTCTCCAGTCCAGAACGTGATATGACGTCAGTTTGTCTTATGACAATCGAACGCTGGCTTTAGGCTCCTATCTGTCCTTCTTAACGGTGGGTTCTCAATTCAGCAGTATAAGCATAAAATACTGCATCATTAATGTGAAGGACATTTGACATTTAatgaatatagataataaaacaaaatattaaaactaagttATCTAAGAAGAAAATCTAAGCTAAGTTAGCATCGTTGTGTGTCTTTGTAAGCCTTTAGTAAAACTTTCCAGAAAATACGGTACATAAATATCAAGAGGATTACAGACCTCGGCTGACTGTATTCTTGAAACAAATATGTGTTTACGGAATTGTAGTATATAAAATCCTTTGGGTTAAGAAATAAAGCATGTTTGCCTTGCTTTCCTAGGCAATTGTGTTGTCTTGAAAATGGGCAGTAAAATAAACCGCTATGCTTTGTAACACGACTATTTTTATACAGTAAGTATATCGGTAGCCATTCGCTGTGTACTTACTAACATTGCTATGATTTGAGACATTACTCGTATATTTTGAATCTCAATTGTTCGACCGTACTATATAAGTCGCTAATTAAGTCCTACCCTCCGCCAATGTACCAGGAGGGTGAAAATATTGTCGTGGAGTTTTTGAGCGGATTCTCATGTTGACATCTTGGTAGCCTCGTGACGTTATGGTTCACCGCCTCTTTGTAAAGAGTAAGAAAGAAGAAAGTTGTCATGTAATCGTTACTTTAATATCCGATCCACCCAAGTCTGATACTGTTTGATGCCCCGATACGGTTTTACACATGTCTGAGTGTAGACGATCAAATCAAAACTATTGGCAAATTAGGCAACTGCAGGACGCCATAGTACCAATGCACACAgtataagaatattaatttacatatatttttccaaTTATCTGTTCCGCAAACATTGACAAGTTCTTTCAtagaatttacaaaatattcaatgAGGCAAGTCTTATAAACGGTGAAACTTTACTTGAAATTACAGAAGATTTGAAAATTATCTTGCTCTACCAAAGCATACAAAAGAATTTGTGGCTGCATTGCAAGGGGTAAAGTGGTTGCTTCTTTTGTAGAGAGGGTTTTAATGAACTTTTAATTAGTACTCGGTGAGTTTGGTCCAGTTCCCGGCGATTTAAGAATACAATTTCACAGAATttcttgaatttattcagGTTATCCAAACGTTAACAAACGAAgcgcaattgtttttattaacgtTAGTGTTCAGTTTTACCACGAGATGGTGTTACCGGCcaaatgtgttttaatttatcaacacactataatgtataaatgtataatatattatgtatattcatTAACTGCCTCTGAATGTGATAAAATATGATCAGTGCCCATACTCTGAAACTTCCAGTAGCAATACTGACATCCAACCCAATTCCAATAATGACTTTTGTTCCGCGCGATTCCAAGATTGCGATTTCGGCATTTTTTTAGGGTAAGATGAGAGAACTACCTCgaacttgcatacaaaaacgtcgGGTttggttaggtaggttaggttggAACTTACAGAGTACGTGCGCAGGACTTTCTCACTAGTTAGCATGGTAGTACCGAGTTCAATCCcttcaaatgtatttttgattaaataaatatatcaggAATAGATCGAGGAATTTACtgtcttataatataatgtgtaGGCACAACATGCGAGccgtaattttatgtatttttctgtGGGTTGtcttttttactattattttgtttaagtttaaacTAAGCTACAAAGTTAGCTTTGCGTGCCTTTTTAATCGACGCAATTATTATTCGACTGAGACCTGAAACCTGGATTTCCGTTTATTGtccattaataatattatcgttGAGATTTTCCctctaatttattaatttagcgTCTTCTTGCAATTGTACAATTTACTGACAgtacattatacaaaaaaagacAAATGAAATCCCAAGTTAAAATATCATCAAGGAAAATCACtctaaatcaaaattaaagaaaaccaCAAACGAAATGGGACTGAATATTTAAACCAAAAGAATTGCCCTGTGGCGACAGATaagactaataaattatttattaactccCAACCGTTTCTGTTGTTAGGAAACgcttttcttaaattttattttaatgtcacGGGAATCTTAAGATAAGCCTGGGTGACGTTGATAACAGATGGCGGCGTCAAGGTGTCACTTAGATGAGATGAgaattagatttatatattaatttaatgtacataaaatcagaaagaaagaaaaatggaatagatttaaaatttatatactactagcggatccgacagacgttgtcctgtacacAAGTCTTACACACCAAAAATAACTATGTAAATCATTCTCGACTCCACTAGaacacacaattttttttattaaagtctgtccagccgtttagaagtttaatttaacacatgcacagaagatttacatatataccagatgtttatttgctgtatagataaataacctaggtaccgactgcagcgccatctgccgggctgatttgttAATATCAACCTTACAGGGCGCCACCCaaacgagcagtgttggcctagtggcttcagcgtgcgactctcattcctgaggtcgtaggttcgatccccgtctctgcaccaatggattttctttctatgtgcgcatttaacattcgctcgaacggtgaaggaaaacatcgtgtggaaaccggcttgccttagacctaaaaagtcgacggcgtgcgtcaggcacagaaggctgatcacctacttgcctattcgattaataaatgatcatgaaacagatgcagaaatctgaggcccagacctaaaaaggttgtagcgccattgattttaattgtgaaataaacacaattaaaaattgcGATAAGTTGAGAATTACCTACGTTACATTCACTACaagcatttaaatttttaataggaaattcttaattatttctactagtgtatatttttcatatttataaattgtccAACAGTTCATATTAGTTTAGCAAAACCATAAAAATACCAGCCCAAAAGATAACGCCCAGCAATAGACGTTTATTGTCATCGTTTCCTTTGAGAAAACACATAAGCCTTCAcattttacgatattattttttatacggCGTGAATTCGTAGCAATACGCTACGATGCTACGACGTTTCATAAGATGAGTAAAGGCTTCCTTTCCCACTTCCTTTCATGTTCTTTCATCTTATTTTCTTCCGTTTACCGTATTGCATCGTTGAATGGTTTTAAAAtgctttaatattactttatttagatgaaatattttcttactatttagattataatagtatgtttattttaaaagcactGATTTATTCATTAGGTATGCTTTTGTATCCCGCAGCGTACTTGTGAGCCTCTCGGTGTTGGTACGCGATTAGCATCTTAATACATTACGTCTTCTACGTTACCAGGTCCCCTCGTTTGCAGGACTGGCAGGCTTTCTCCaccttatataattatacacaaaCATAGAAATCACAAACAATTTCCACCATAATCATGtatcgtaaaatattaatacttgTATTATACTGaggtaaacaattaattttatctaaataatgtTTCAAAGCGTAAATTTCGTTTTAAGCATAACCGTTTCGTATAACCTGCTTTAATATTGCACGGTTATAACTCAACAATTTGAACACGTCCACAAATgtagtttaaaattactacATATTCGCATTAAATTAaccatattatattgtatgtcgGTCACAGGCATATTTGATAAgcaaattttcattttattagaCGTTTGAAATGTGGAGAATTTCTTCTATAATTATAACGTGGATAATCGTAAGTATatgttaacatattttttggaatgtttta
This is a stretch of genomic DNA from Pieris brassicae chromosome 1, ilPieBrab1.1, whole genome shotgun sequence. It encodes these proteins:
- the LOC123713656 gene encoding fibroin light chain-like; this encodes MLPFVLVLLAAQSAFAAPSNAAVTFYNTNEVGSVPDNGGLVNSYIVSGPVDYLDGGSIPLYAQMLLQILNDLANSPNPVNKATAVIQTIAALGELSHGTSGDSCEAAGLINAYAYSAKSGNNSGLRQAIANFVARLSNNIDTIAQLIVNPNAVRYSVGPRGSCIGGGRTYQFEESWDAILNNAAPAQSALLNEEYCVSRRMYNAFNIRSNNVAAGVSAAAIPQVTEVAKYAMQPLAQFLRAVASGVNPLQEAAAAKAGLLQAVNKIKL